AACGAAGCTTGCGCTCGCGCCGGCACGGTCCACCTCGGCGGCACGCTGGAAGAGATTTCCTCGTCCGAGCGCGCCGCATGGGAAGGAAGACCGCGCGATAAACCGTTCGTGCTGTTGGCGCAGCCGTCGCTTTTCGATCCGACGCGCGCGCCCGCGGGAAAACATACGGTCTGGGCGTACTGTCATGTGCCGCACGCCTCCTCCGAGGACATGACCGAGAAAATAGAAAATCAAATCGAGCGATTCGCGCCCGGTTTCCGCGCGCGCGTGCTTTTTCGCAAAATTCATTCACCCGCGGATATGGAACAGCACAATGCCAATCTCATCGGCGGCGACATCAACGGCGGCGCCGCCACGCTCGGACAGTTTTTTTTTCGCCCGACGGCGAAGTTTTATGCGACGCCGATCAGAGGACTGTATTTGTGCTCGGCCTCGACGCCGCCCGGCGGCGGCGTCCACGGCATGTGCGGTTTTTTTGCGGCACGGAAAGTTTTACGGGATCTTGGGTAACCGGCACCGCGGTGAGTGCCCGGCGCAGCGTCGTACCTCGCCTATATCTTGCTATTAAATATCTTGACACCCCCCATATGTTGGGTGCATGATGGCTGCATTAAAAACTTAGGGGGAGGGTATCATGGGAGCGCTCCTTACAGGTTTGGGTTTGGCGTCTAGAGGACACGGCACGACCAGCACCGGCGCGGCGTTTCAAGATTCACAAGTTCAACTCGTCTGGGAAAAAGCGTCTTTTGCTCCCAATGCAAACCCTTCGATCTACCGGTTGGATTCCGCCGGCGCATTGATACGACGTGCCGACTACGGCCTTACCGTCAGAACCGGTTGGGAGATCGACCATATGGTGCCCGTTGCGGCAGGCGGCGGCGATGATCTCGATAATCTGCAGCCGTTGCAATGGCAGAACAATCGAAGCAAAGGCGACGAGTATCCCTATTGGACCCCAGCCGTGGCATTGATTCAACAGTTCATTACGAGATAAGCGCGGCCGATTTCGAGTGAAGGTAGCGGAAAAATTCGGAAAGCATCTCCAGCGGTAACTCCCGAGCTTGTCTACATCGGCCCGAAAAGACCGGGCTCAGGTTTCCCTTCTTCCGAATCAGGGCGGTTTTTTAATCGAAGGTTCGATCGTCTTCCAGCGGCGCGAGATCATCCATCTCAATTTTCGCTGTCTGTTTCCCTTCGCGCGCGCGGGCGCAGGCGATGCAGAGCCGCGTTGTCGGCAGAGCGCGCAGCCGGGCCAGCGCTATATACTCTCCGCAGGAGGCGCATTTTCCATAGGTGCCGTCGACGATGCGCTGGAGCGCCTCATCGATCTCGTCCAGCGTCTGCTTGTCCCTGTCGCTCAAGCGCTCCAGTACCGTCGCGATTCTTTCCTTCTGCGCGTCTTCTTCCAGTTCCGGCTCCCGCTCCTGGGCGATCGTCTTCAACTCTCCTTGCGTTGCGTCCATATCGCCCAAGATAAGGAGCCGTCTCCGCTGCAGTTCTTCAGCCAGA
The DNA window shown above is from Candidatus Binatia bacterium and carries:
- a CDS encoding HNH endonuclease signature motif containing protein — protein: MGALLTGLGLASRGHGTTSTGAAFQDSQVQLVWEKASFAPNANPSIYRLDSAGALIRRADYGLTVRTGWEIDHMVPVAAGGGDDLDNLQPLQWQNNRSKGDEYPYWTPAVALIQQFITR
- a CDS encoding TraR/DksA family transcriptional regulator; translation: MNEKKRSIIDSLAEELQRRRLLILGDMDATQGELKTIAQEREPELEEDAQKERIATVLERLSDRDKQTLDEIDEALQRIVDGTYGKCASCGEYIALARLRALPTTRLCIACARAREGKQTAKIEMDDLAPLEDDRTFD